The following proteins come from a genomic window of Streptomyces sp. Sge12:
- a CDS encoding ABC transporter permease: MGAQFVDLWLMQLSNWRWSWRAMVVTGIFAPMMSIAALGAFAHGRGHEALTYVLTGSILLSLMFENQNKVAQNFAFMKAMGTLDFLGTLPVRRYMVILATVLAFFVLSAPALVVTLLLGSTLLGVGLSVSWLVLVVVPLCVLPLAGIGAVIGVLARTQEESSSFTLLVTMLLLFFGPVIIPASQLPQWLLTISHVSPTTYAASALRQVLVGPVTGRLWIDLLVLAVLSAVTLWFAGSRMQWKAN; encoded by the coding sequence ATGGGAGCCCAGTTCGTCGACCTGTGGCTCATGCAACTGTCCAACTGGCGATGGTCCTGGCGCGCCATGGTCGTCACGGGAATCTTCGCCCCCATGATGAGCATCGCCGCCCTCGGGGCATTCGCCCACGGCCGGGGCCATGAAGCGCTCACGTACGTACTCACCGGCAGCATCCTGCTGTCGCTGATGTTCGAGAACCAGAACAAGGTGGCGCAGAATTTCGCCTTCATGAAGGCGATGGGGACGCTGGATTTCCTGGGCACCCTTCCCGTGCGCCGCTACATGGTCATCCTGGCGACGGTTCTCGCCTTCTTCGTGCTCTCCGCACCGGCACTCGTGGTCACCCTGCTGCTCGGCTCCACGCTGCTCGGTGTCGGCCTTTCGGTGAGCTGGCTCGTCCTCGTGGTCGTCCCCCTGTGCGTCCTTCCCCTTGCCGGAATCGGAGCGGTCATCGGGGTACTGGCCCGCACCCAGGAGGAATCCAGCTCGTTCACCCTGCTCGTCACCATGCTCCTGCTGTTCTTCGGGCCGGTGATCATCCCGGCGAGCCAGCTGCCCCAATGGCTGCTGACGATCAGCCATGTCAGCCCCACCACGTACGCGGCCTCGGCGCTGCGGCAGGTTCTGGTGGGCCCGGTCACCGGGCGCCTGTGGATCGACCTGCTCGTCCTCGCGGTGCTCAGCGCCGTCACCCTCTGGTTCGCGGGATCGCGCATGCAGTGGAAGGCCAACTAG
- a CDS encoding ATP-binding protein: MTLSDTEPRLDAADRDRVWARDNQRHLALAAAAAAARLDARPDEADQPARAAELLAAEVRESTGAPTALDRLCGLFTLTAFERDVLVAVAAPELGLPAATGPVTFARALAGLPDAHWSALLPDSPLRGWRLLDVPAQLPPTESGGLSQLPLAVDERILHALLGADTTDDRLAGRARLVAPVCRLAPGQGAAVASLAALVRPQPGAEGCLLTGEDRLTRRQAVVDAAERIGLTVLAVDGPDLPDTAPAMDTLARLLAREAGLGLRLLLVEGTTESLPRCVRLLTAGAPLGVAAVLSADEAPPGSDLPMLRLPPASAGERRDLFAAALGAARLNEDPAELAERHPLTPAGIALAVERTGRLASAPATGAVGDTRARAGGPQHPGAGAADVAAACRAVAERPLHGLATVRRPAAGLDDLVLPDQANRSLRALLAHVRRRRRVHGEWGYAERSRGLAVTALFAGPSGTGKTTAAEAVAHELGFDVIAADLSQVVSKYIGETEKHLARLFDAAETGSVLLFDEGDALFAKRTQVRDSRDRYANLEVSYLLQRLETFRGIAILTTNAREAIDPAFVRRMRFVVTFPFPDAEQRARLWAGAFPPGVPTEGLDPRRLAQLAVSGGTIAQLALHAAFLAADEGAPVGMRHVLEATRIESDKLERPLAAAEIRGWLPS, translated from the coding sequence GTGACCCTCTCCGACACCGAACCCCGCCTCGACGCGGCCGACCGCGACCGGGTGTGGGCCCGTGACAACCAGCGGCATCTCGCCCTGGCCGCGGCCGCCGCCGCGGCCCGTCTCGACGCCCGCCCCGACGAGGCGGACCAACCGGCCCGCGCCGCCGAGCTGCTGGCCGCCGAGGTCCGGGAGAGCACCGGAGCACCCACGGCCCTCGACCGGCTCTGCGGCCTGTTCACCCTCACCGCATTCGAGCGGGACGTACTCGTCGCGGTTGCCGCTCCCGAACTGGGCCTGCCCGCGGCGACCGGGCCGGTCACCTTCGCCCGCGCCCTGGCCGGGCTGCCGGACGCGCACTGGAGCGCGCTGCTGCCCGATTCACCGCTGCGCGGCTGGCGCCTGCTCGACGTACCGGCGCAGCTGCCGCCGACCGAGTCCGGCGGCCTGTCGCAGCTGCCCCTCGCCGTCGACGAGCGCATCCTGCACGCCCTGCTCGGCGCCGACACGACGGACGACCGCCTGGCCGGGCGCGCCCGGCTCGTCGCCCCGGTGTGCCGCCTGGCGCCCGGCCAGGGTGCCGCCGTGGCCTCCCTGGCCGCCTTGGTCCGTCCCCAACCCGGCGCCGAAGGCTGTCTGCTCACCGGAGAGGACCGGCTCACCCGCCGCCAGGCCGTCGTCGACGCCGCCGAGCGGATCGGACTCACCGTGCTCGCCGTCGACGGCCCCGACCTCCCCGACACCGCGCCCGCCATGGACACCCTGGCGCGGCTGCTCGCCCGCGAGGCGGGGCTCGGGCTGCGGCTGCTGCTCGTCGAGGGAACCACCGAATCCCTCCCGCGCTGCGTGCGGTTGCTGACCGCCGGAGCACCGCTCGGGGTCGCCGCCGTCCTGTCGGCGGACGAGGCACCCCCCGGCAGCGACCTCCCGATGCTGCGCCTGCCGCCCGCCTCGGCGGGCGAGCGACGGGACCTGTTCGCCGCCGCCCTCGGCGCCGCCCGCCTGAACGAGGACCCGGCCGAACTCGCCGAACGGCATCCGCTCACCCCGGCGGGCATCGCGCTGGCCGTGGAACGCACCGGCCGGCTCGCCTCCGCCCCCGCCACCGGGGCCGTGGGGGACACCCGCGCCCGAGCCGGCGGGCCGCAGCACCCCGGCGCCGGTGCCGCCGACGTCGCGGCGGCCTGCCGGGCCGTCGCCGAGCGGCCGCTGCACGGTCTCGCGACGGTGCGCCGCCCGGCGGCCGGGCTGGACGACCTCGTCCTGCCCGATCAGGCGAACCGCTCCCTGCGCGCGCTGCTCGCGCACGTACGACGGCGCCGCCGGGTCCACGGCGAGTGGGGGTACGCCGAGCGGAGCCGCGGCCTCGCGGTCACCGCCCTGTTCGCGGGCCCGAGCGGCACCGGCAAGACCACGGCCGCGGAGGCGGTCGCGCACGAACTGGGCTTCGACGTGATCGCCGCGGACCTCAGCCAGGTGGTGAGCAAGTACATCGGCGAGACCGAGAAGCACCTCGCCCGGCTGTTCGACGCGGCCGAGACCGGGTCGGTGCTCCTGTTCGACGAGGGCGACGCCCTCTTCGCCAAGCGCACCCAAGTACGCGACAGCCGGGACCGCTACGCCAACCTGGAGGTGTCGTACCTGCTGCAACGCCTGGAGACCTTCCGCGGCATCGCGATCCTCACCACGAACGCCCGCGAGGCGATCGACCCCGCCTTCGTCCGCCGGATGCGGTTCGTCGTGACGTTCCCCTTCCCGGACGCCGAGCAGCGCGCACGGCTGTGGGCCGGGGCGTTCCCGCCGGGCGTGCCCACCGAGGGGCTCGACCCCCGCCGCCTCGCCCAACTGGCCGTCAGCGGCGGCACCATCGCCCAGCTGGCCCTGCACGCCGCGTTCCTCGCCGCCGACGAGGGCGCACCCGTGGGCATGCGCCACGTGCTGGAGGCCACCAGGATCGAGAGCGACAAGCTCGAACGCCCCCTGGCCGCGGCCGAGATCCGCGGCTGGCTGCCCTCATGA
- a CDS encoding ABC transporter ATP-binding protein, whose amino-acid sequence MTDLAYEIERLVKIYPHQTEPATDDVSLDIRTGEVFGILGDNGAGKTTLVRQMVNLLRSTSGEIRLFGRPIAQDPLHVSRSVAFMPQSSSALNRLKVREAIYFAAHLRGMTRRDARLERDAMIETWQLGQVRDKSSSRLSGGQQRLLQLALALAGRLPVAVLDEPTNDLDPVNRKHVWEVLKKFNADYGTTILFITHDAIEAERIVHRVGIMRQGRFLVTGQPAQLKRGLLDHMRLEVWLAPGELPAFPPDIPQHWKSDDNVVLSVPRDRAPALLSELRLHESVDYRLYSATLEDLYLHYATAD is encoded by the coding sequence TTGACGGACCTGGCATACGAGATCGAACGCCTCGTGAAGATCTACCCGCACCAGACCGAGCCCGCGACCGATGACGTCTCGCTCGACATCCGCACCGGGGAAGTGTTCGGCATCCTGGGCGACAACGGAGCCGGAAAGACCACACTGGTACGGCAGATGGTGAACCTGCTGCGCTCGACATCGGGTGAGATCCGGTTGTTCGGCCGCCCCATCGCCCAGGACCCGCTGCACGTGAGCCGGTCCGTCGCCTTCATGCCGCAGAGCAGCAGCGCACTCAATCGGCTGAAGGTGCGCGAGGCCATCTACTTCGCCGCTCACCTGCGCGGTATGACGCGCCGGGACGCCCGCCTGGAGCGCGACGCCATGATCGAGACCTGGCAGCTGGGACAGGTACGGGACAAGTCCAGCTCCCGCCTCTCCGGCGGTCAGCAGCGCCTTCTGCAGCTCGCTCTGGCCCTGGCCGGACGGTTGCCCGTCGCCGTGCTGGACGAGCCGACCAACGACCTCGATCCGGTCAACCGCAAGCACGTCTGGGAGGTGCTGAAGAAGTTCAACGCCGACTACGGCACGACCATCCTGTTCATCACCCATGACGCGATCGAGGCCGAGCGGATCGTCCATCGCGTCGGCATCATGCGGCAGGGCCGATTCCTCGTGACCGGTCAGCCCGCGCAGCTGAAGCGAGGGCTGCTCGACCACATGCGTCTCGAAGTGTGGCTGGCTCCGGGTGAGCTACCCGCCTTCCCGCCGGACATTCCCCAGCACTGGAAGTCGGACGACAACGTCGTCCTGTCCGTCCCGCGTGATCGCGCGCCGGCCCTGCTGTCCGAACTGCGGCTGCACGAATCCGTTGACTACCGGCTCTACTCGGCAACTCTGGAAGACTTGTACCTTCACTATGCGACTGCAGACTGA
- a CDS encoding eCIS core domain-containing protein: protein MTAAGSAAASGLQGAGAPLEPGVRDQLSTSYGHDFSPVRVHAGPAADRATAELGALAYTVGNDVVFSHGAYDPLSRRGRSLIAHELAHVAQHRGHPAAPGFLRTHPSVAPPPADARLEQQAHTASAFHARGEPLPAGWCWERPAGPFLGRADMSWTKLEAKDQYTVEYADEQRTVKEEQRSPGDPADMVRVNLGTFLVPQTKGPWKETYDAIAKEKGLQAVVKMSGNRPSSGLWEKRAPTKELRGLWLLREQWPKDQAAAWWKDAGGDDRTKGADFDPYVNSVQSQIDHIVELQLGGSNVPENLAPHDGPDNEDSGRTIARHVQQAASSVSDALHAKGRKRPDHIVLWFGSADQPKRYDKKEVKPLDPPFGSRKAQSALQVHFTAEADRRAGRRPSADDLKKAADAWAAYKSYPLVSGPNRQGLRVPDKPAGDGHDEIETSAVPENRAARELIAGVMLEKLKRPSSGKGAHTVTAWIDSDAHPVRTGTRLPISIPKAEDKQLTLDVKDPFTTGALSLHGGNQEIRFLYPYLSAGRLTLSSTDQGLVGHGTLTPSVPLLSRVPITVDWDRDGFRGSAQAPADKLSLPPFKVTEAALALSIAPQLQVGGHVAFVLGSLVTGRVEAGADAQGFFAKGRLVGHVPGLDEATGDVEYRPATGLTGFFVARASRPSGLVRGGEVRLDLGGGAWRVGGRIDVMLPGDSPAQLTVRRSGDRLLYGGRTLLKVPGLRPVDVAVTYDGERVTGTARTTFTLLGAEGEIALRYRDGLFGGDGSVELRRGRFAGRLDAHLDEDGRISGRGTGSLTIRPGLVATVGVEYGRDRKLRVSGELRFPPYRFLEPRGARHELFRHSLPDIPIFAIPLGIGAVGLVARIGGGLAVFYRFGPGEIRDMVIRGAFNPLEEEANAELAAEARLVLPAEAGLEMFVRAGIGASVAIASATGGITLTGGVLLRGGLDASARLAYAKGVLAFDTLARISVQPVLTLRIEADILIEAAVGGTWRFPYQLASYAYATGLEFGLVAPFHYRSDQPLRLPEARDIQWIVPQIDLGALANRVAGQVRSGLGF from the coding sequence ATGACCGCCGCCGGCAGCGCCGCCGCCTCGGGGCTCCAGGGAGCGGGCGCACCCCTGGAACCCGGCGTGCGCGACCAGCTGTCCACCAGCTACGGCCACGACTTCTCCCCCGTACGCGTCCACGCCGGCCCCGCCGCCGACCGGGCCACCGCCGAACTCGGCGCCCTGGCCTACACCGTGGGCAACGACGTGGTCTTCTCGCACGGCGCCTACGATCCGCTGTCGCGCCGCGGCCGGAGCCTCATCGCGCACGAGCTGGCCCATGTCGCCCAGCACCGTGGCCACCCCGCGGCGCCCGGCTTCCTGCGGACACACCCCTCCGTGGCGCCGCCGCCCGCCGACGCCCGGCTGGAACAGCAGGCGCACACGGCGTCCGCCTTCCACGCGCGCGGCGAGCCGCTGCCCGCCGGGTGGTGCTGGGAGCGGCCCGCCGGCCCCTTCCTGGGCCGCGCCGACATGAGCTGGACCAAGCTGGAGGCCAAGGACCAGTACACGGTCGAGTACGCGGACGAGCAGCGCACCGTCAAGGAGGAGCAGCGCTCTCCCGGAGACCCGGCCGACATGGTCCGCGTCAACCTGGGCACCTTCCTCGTCCCGCAGACCAAGGGCCCGTGGAAGGAGACGTACGACGCCATCGCCAAGGAGAAGGGCCTCCAGGCGGTCGTCAAGATGTCCGGGAACCGGCCGAGTTCCGGCCTCTGGGAGAAGCGGGCCCCCACGAAGGAGCTGCGCGGACTGTGGCTGCTGCGCGAGCAGTGGCCCAAGGACCAGGCCGCCGCGTGGTGGAAGGACGCAGGCGGGGACGACCGTACGAAGGGCGCGGACTTCGATCCGTACGTCAACTCCGTGCAGTCGCAGATCGACCACATCGTCGAGCTCCAGCTCGGCGGCTCCAACGTCCCCGAGAACCTGGCCCCGCACGACGGACCCGACAACGAGGACAGCGGGCGCACCATCGCCCGGCACGTGCAGCAGGCCGCCTCCTCCGTCTCGGACGCGCTGCACGCCAAGGGACGCAAGCGGCCCGACCACATCGTGCTGTGGTTCGGCAGCGCCGACCAGCCCAAGAGGTACGACAAGAAGGAGGTGAAGCCCCTCGACCCGCCCTTCGGCTCCCGCAAGGCGCAGTCGGCGCTCCAGGTCCACTTCACCGCCGAGGCGGACCGCAGGGCCGGGAGGCGGCCCTCGGCGGACGACCTGAAGAAGGCCGCCGACGCCTGGGCCGCGTACAAGAGCTATCCCCTGGTCAGCGGCCCGAACCGGCAGGGACTGCGGGTGCCGGACAAACCGGCGGGCGACGGCCACGACGAGATCGAGACCAGTGCCGTACCGGAGAACCGCGCCGCGCGCGAATTGATCGCCGGCGTCATGCTGGAGAAGCTCAAGCGGCCCTCGTCGGGCAAGGGCGCGCACACCGTCACCGCGTGGATCGACTCCGACGCGCACCCGGTACGCACGGGCACCCGACTGCCCATCAGCATTCCGAAGGCCGAGGACAAGCAGCTCACCCTGGACGTGAAGGACCCCTTCACGACCGGCGCCCTCTCGCTGCACGGCGGAAACCAGGAGATCCGCTTCCTGTACCCGTACCTGTCCGCCGGCCGGCTCACCCTCTCCTCGACGGACCAGGGGCTCGTCGGGCACGGCACCCTCACCCCCAGCGTTCCCCTGCTGTCCCGGGTCCCGATCACCGTGGACTGGGACCGCGACGGCTTCCGCGGGTCGGCGCAGGCGCCCGCGGACAAACTGTCGCTGCCGCCGTTCAAGGTCACCGAGGCCGCCCTCGCGCTGAGCATCGCCCCACAGCTCCAGGTGGGCGGCCATGTGGCGTTCGTCCTCGGCTCCCTGGTCACCGGACGCGTCGAAGCGGGTGCGGACGCGCAGGGTTTCTTCGCCAAGGGCCGGCTGGTCGGGCACGTCCCCGGTCTCGACGAGGCGACCGGCGACGTGGAGTACCGCCCCGCGACGGGGCTCACCGGCTTCTTCGTCGCACGGGCGTCGAGGCCCTCCGGGCTCGTGCGCGGCGGCGAGGTGCGGCTCGACCTCGGCGGCGGCGCGTGGCGCGTCGGCGGCCGGATCGACGTGATGCTGCCTGGGGACAGTCCCGCCCAGCTGACCGTCCGCCGGTCCGGGGACCGTCTCCTCTACGGCGGCAGGACCCTCCTGAAGGTGCCGGGCCTGCGGCCGGTGGACGTCGCGGTGACCTACGACGGCGAACGCGTGACGGGAACCGCCCGCACGACCTTCACCCTGCTCGGCGCCGAGGGCGAGATCGCACTGCGCTACCGGGACGGCCTCTTCGGCGGCGACGGATCCGTCGAGCTCAGGCGCGGACGGTTCGCCGGCCGGCTCGACGCACACCTCGACGAGGACGGCCGGATCAGCGGCCGTGGCACCGGCAGCCTGACGATCCGCCCCGGACTCGTCGCCACCGTCGGCGTCGAGTACGGCCGGGACCGCAAGCTCCGCGTCTCCGGCGAGCTGCGCTTCCCCCCGTACCGTTTTCTCGAACCCCGCGGTGCCCGGCACGAGTTGTTCCGGCACAGCCTGCCCGACATCCCGATCTTCGCGATCCCCCTCGGTATCGGGGCGGTCGGTCTGGTCGCCCGCATCGGCGGCGGCCTGGCCGTCTTCTACCGCTTCGGCCCCGGCGAGATCCGGGACATGGTCATCCGGGGCGCGTTCAATCCCCTGGAGGAGGAGGCCAACGCCGAACTCGCGGCGGAGGCCCGCCTCGTGCTGCCCGCGGAAGCGGGTCTGGAGATGTTCGTGCGCGCCGGCATCGGCGCGTCCGTGGCCATCGCCAGCGCCACCGGCGGCATCACCCTCACCGGCGGAGTCCTGCTGCGGGGCGGCCTGGACGCCAGTGCCCGGCTCGCCTACGCGAAGGGGGTCCTGGCTTTCGACACCCTGGCCCGCATCAGCGTGCAGCCCGTCCTGACCCTGCGCATCGAGGCCGACATCCTGATCGAGGCGGCCGTCGGAGGTACCTGGCGCTTCCCCTATCAACTGGCGTCCTACGCGTACGCCACGGGGCTGGAGTTCGGTCTCGTCGCCCCGTTCCACTACCGCTCCGACCAGCCCCTCCGCCTTCCCGAAGCACGGGACATCCAGTGGATCGTCCCCCAGATCGACCTCGGCGCCCTCGCGAACCGCGTGGCGGGCCAGGTCCGCTCCGGCCTCGGCTTCTAG